One stretch of Paenibacillus sp. AN1007 DNA includes these proteins:
- a CDS encoding Ger(x)C family spore germination C-terminal domain-containing protein: MSRMLRRCLLGILSLSLCLMSTGCWSAYEIQQVDYAKAIGIEFKDGMYHVYVQTLDFSSIAKSDNSSKTAESPPIWVGHAQGKTMSLAMNELWRASQLHIAWGHVTAIVMAESVLNNRHIKDVFDMLGRFPEARYTTWVYGTREPLLDILSTASIYNMSPLDSILHNPMPSYLENSLFAPVLSFELIAKHNDPATTTYLPAIALNKELWLQNKKEHELFIIEGAYFERMGERFRFLPRSELPGYHWLIKGMRRAPLLIQKGDVIYGALSVGLPTIKIEPIIRGEQVTFRIDAKYLTALYEYLIPMTYDEMTRVSEAALKEQIMETYRNGLKQGVDVYGLQEKLYRKNPKLWHKLSGNGENLILTEDSIETLNIHLTVPYTGKYKRKV; the protein is encoded by the coding sequence ATGAGCCGCATGCTGCGCCGCTGTCTGCTGGGTATATTGAGTCTGTCACTCTGTCTCATGAGCACGGGATGCTGGAGCGCATACGAGATTCAGCAGGTAGACTATGCGAAAGCAATCGGTATTGAATTTAAAGACGGGATGTACCACGTCTATGTACAGACTCTTGACTTTTCGAGTATCGCCAAAAGCGACAATTCTAGTAAAACGGCTGAATCTCCTCCAATCTGGGTTGGACACGCACAGGGAAAAACGATGAGTCTCGCCATGAACGAATTATGGCGGGCTTCCCAGCTTCACATCGCCTGGGGACATGTTACAGCGATTGTAATGGCAGAAAGTGTGCTGAACAATCGGCACATTAAGGATGTATTCGATATGCTCGGGCGATTTCCAGAAGCGCGGTACACAACCTGGGTATACGGTACACGGGAGCCTTTGCTGGATATTTTGAGCACCGCATCAATCTATAACATGTCTCCACTGGACAGTATCCTGCATAATCCGATGCCCAGCTATTTGGAGAATTCGTTATTTGCCCCTGTACTCAGCTTCGAACTGATTGCCAAGCATAATGATCCGGCAACGACAACATACTTGCCTGCCATTGCTTTGAACAAGGAGCTTTGGCTGCAGAACAAGAAGGAGCATGAATTGTTTATTATTGAAGGCGCCTATTTCGAGAGGATGGGAGAACGATTTCGGTTTCTGCCGCGAAGCGAACTGCCCGGATATCACTGGCTGATCAAAGGAATGCGCCGAGCTCCGCTGCTGATCCAGAAAGGTGATGTGATCTATGGAGCACTCAGCGTTGGCCTGCCTACGATCAAGATTGAACCCATTATTCGCGGGGAACAGGTCACCTTTCGAATCGATGCCAAATATCTGACCGCGCTGTATGAATATCTCATCCCCATGACATACGACGAGATGACCCGGGTAAGTGAAGCGGCACTTAAGGAACAGATCATGGAAACCTATCGGAATGGCTTGAAACAGGGAGTGGATGTATATGGACTGCAGGAAAAACTGTATCGCAAAAACCCCAAGCTGTGGCATAAGTTATCCGGTAACGGGGAGAATTTGATTCTCACGGAGGATTCGATTGAAACGTTAAACATTCACCTCACGGTCCCTTATACAGGGAAATACAAAAGGAAAGTGTAA